In one window of Methanococcus maripaludis DNA:
- a CDS encoding DNA-directed DNA polymerase II small subunit codes for MINDFLNIQVLLAPDSYSRIQNLDKENFSDLFNKIKEFKSKKDDFILLDSHFLNIFLGNNLKNIFEEYGKFDFLAYYTSNEVISENQEVIEQTDDFEPVEKEIKKETKAYDLDFEDIEEEVPELDEIHKKLEEERKIRLSEIRSIRESVNNKINYYAKDIDAQIHVYDEYDVTGKSTCEGTLDDFVKYFKDRCNTLRKIIELKVQKKAYPLNQLFRRKKENEVFIAGIVSDVNSTKNGHKMIELEDENGTFRLLLMKDKMDKGDLPSDVLLDEVIGFEGTINDKGDLMFVDRAFRPDITPKPTKTTDEKIYTAFLSDVHVGSHEFSNKVFAKFIKFLNGEVNSGLEEKIVSRLKYISIAGDLVDGVGIYPGQEYDLYDVDILSQYAEIAAYLEQVPEHIKFIISPGNHDALRPAEPQPTFDESITSLFPKENVTFVGNPGVVNIHGLDLLLYHGRSFDDIIGQISVAQYTNPPSIMKELLKRRHLCPTYGGRCPIAPEHIDYLAIHTEPDIFHTGHIHINGYGNYHGVRMINSGTFQEQTDFQKRMGIKPTPGIVPIQDLSKKETHIIEWNQGKIEIS; via the coding sequence ATGATAAACGACTTTTTAAACATTCAGGTACTTTTAGCCCCTGATTCCTACTCAAGAATTCAAAATCTTGATAAAGAAAATTTTTCAGATTTATTTAATAAGATAAAAGAATTTAAAAGTAAAAAGGACGATTTTATACTCCTTGATTCGCATTTTTTAAACATTTTTTTGGGAAATAATTTAAAAAATATTTTTGAAGAATACGGAAAATTCGATTTTTTAGCATACTATACGTCAAATGAAGTGATATCAGAAAATCAGGAGGTTATCGAACAAACGGATGATTTTGAACCTGTTGAAAAGGAAATTAAAAAAGAAACTAAAGCTTACGATCTCGATTTTGAAGACATCGAGGAAGAAGTACCTGAACTTGATGAAATACATAAAAAATTGGAAGAAGAGCGAAAAATAAGACTTTCAGAGATAAGGTCTATTCGAGAAAGTGTTAATAATAAAATAAACTACTATGCAAAAGATATCGATGCACAGATACACGTTTACGATGAATACGATGTTACTGGAAAATCAACATGTGAGGGAACACTCGATGACTTTGTAAAATATTTCAAGGATAGATGCAATACTTTAAGAAAAATAATCGAATTAAAGGTTCAAAAAAAAGCATACCCATTAAACCAGCTATTTAGGAGAAAAAAGGAAAATGAAGTTTTCATCGCAGGAATAGTGTCGGATGTGAATTCCACTAAAAACGGACATAAAATGATCGAACTCGAAGACGAAAATGGAACATTTAGACTTCTTTTAATGAAAGACAAAATGGACAAGGGAGATCTTCCATCAGACGTTCTTTTAGATGAAGTAATCGGTTTTGAGGGAACTATTAACGATAAAGGAGACTTAATGTTTGTTGATAGGGCTTTTAGGCCAGATATTACTCCAAAACCTACGAAAACAACGGACGAAAAGATATACACTGCATTCTTGTCAGACGTTCACGTTGGAAGCCACGAGTTTTCAAACAAGGTATTTGCAAAATTCATCAAATTTTTAAACGGGGAAGTAAATAGCGGTTTAGAAGAAAAAATAGTAAGTAGATTGAAATATATTTCAATTGCAGGAGATTTGGTGGATGGAGTTGGAATTTATCCCGGTCAGGAGTATGACCTCTATGACGTGGATATACTTTCGCAGTATGCGGAAATTGCAGCTTATTTAGAGCAGGTTCCCGAACATATAAAATTCATAATCTCCCCGGGAAACCACGATGCGCTAAGACCTGCGGAACCGCAGCCAACGTTTGATGAATCGATAACAAGTCTGTTTCCAAAAGAAAATGTAACTTTTGTTGGAAATCCTGGCGTTGTAAACATTCACGGCCTTGATTTGTTGTTGTACCACGGTAGAAGTTTTGATGACATTATCGGACAGATTTCAGTAGCCCAATATACAAACCCTCCATCAATTATGAAAGAACTTTTAAAAAGAAGGCATTTATGTCCTACATACGGTGGAAGGTGCCCGATAGCTCCAGAACATATCGATTACCTTGCAATACACACAGAACCTGACATTTTCCACACCGGACACATTCACATCAACGGATATGGTAATTATCACGGGGTTAGGATGATAAACAGCGGTACGTTTCAGGAACAAACCGATTTCCAAAAGAGAATGGGCATCAAGCCTACGCCTGGAATTGTTCCGATACAGGATTTATCCAAAAAAGAAACTCACATAATCGAATGGAATCAGGGAAAAATCGAAATAAGTTAA
- a CDS encoding geranylgeranylglyceryl/heptaprenylglyceryl phosphate synthase: MQIKIGEVESKLNKIIEEDGAAYFVLIDPDEKNYREIANHVKNYADAIIIGGSIGIISLDEVTKEIKEITGLPVILFPGNVDGVTKEADAVLFMTLMNSKNTYWNMTAPTLGALTIKKYGLETLPMAYLGIEPISKTAVGFVGEVNEIPQKKPEIAGIYSLSASYFGMRWVYLEAGSGAEYPVNNEMIGISKKLSGINIIVGGGIRTPEVAYEKVMSGADVIVTGTLTEKDPEAVKEMKKAIKKAGMDKLKMLSKK; encoded by the coding sequence ATGCAGATAAAAATTGGTGAAGTTGAATCGAAATTAAATAAAATTATCGAAGAAGATGGCGCAGCTTACTTCGTACTTATCGACCCTGATGAAAAGAACTACCGAGAAATCGCAAATCACGTTAAGAATTACGCTGATGCGATAATTATCGGGGGAAGTATTGGAATAATCAGCCTTGATGAAGTTACAAAAGAAATCAAAGAAATCACGGGCCTCCCAGTAATTTTATTCCCTGGAAACGTTGATGGCGTTACAAAAGAAGCTGATGCAGTATTGTTCATGACTTTGATGAATTCAAAAAACACGTACTGGAACATGACTGCACCAACACTTGGAGCCCTCACAATTAAAAAATACGGACTTGAAACACTCCCAATGGCCTACCTTGGAATTGAACCAATAAGTAAAACTGCTGTTGGATTTGTCGGCGAAGTAAATGAAATCCCGCAGAAAAAACCTGAAATTGCGGGAATTTACAGCCTTTCAGCATCATACTTTGGAATGAGGTGGGTTTACCTTGAAGCTGGAAGCGGTGCAGAATATCCGGTAAACAACGAAATGATTGGAATTTCCAAAAAATTAAGCGGAATAAATATCATCGTTGGCGGAGGAATAAGAACTCCAGAAGTTGCTTACGAAAAAGTCATGAGTGGTGCAGACGTAATTGTAACCGGAACTTTAACTGAAAAAGACCCAGAAGCAGTTAAAGAAATGAAAAAAGCGATTAAAAAAGCTGGAATGGATAAATTAAAAATGTTATCTAAAAAATAA